ttgaaatttaaCAACACCTTATCATCATTAATTCATGATGATTTTGTTCTCAACAcatcttaattttattcattcattatatatttttcattaaattctAACATTATCTAcgttttaatttaattttcttttgATATGCTTAtttcatcaattttaatttttgtgaAATTTGTTCTtctataatttacttatttatataacaatGGGTGATCATGAATCGTCTGATTCACCAAATAAGAGATATAATACGAGACCGAAGTCAAAAACTAGTTTCGAAgcaattttaaataaatatgatgATATTGAAAGTGAATTTGCACCAAAGCCTTCCAAAAGAGGACGGCCTCCAGGTAGCGGGAATTCCGCAAAGAATCAAGCTATGTCCAAATCCCAAAATTACATTCCTCAATTTTACCAAAATAATATGCAGATTTATCAAAACAATATGGGAGGTTATCATCTTCAAGGTAACATCCCAAATATTCAATATCAAGTTCCAACACAATATCCTCCTTATAACCcttataaatttactcaaGAACAAATGAACCAACAGAGTTTTAATAATAGAATGACTCAACCTAACTTCGGATACATGTATCAACCTAATGTGCCTCAAAATGTCCCACCTCAAGCTCAGTTAATGTATAAATCTGGCCCATACCCAGTTTCATCTAACATTCCTATGCAATACAGGCCTAATGTCAGCCCAGTAATGTCACAGATGCATTACGAAACTAAATTTATCCCTCCTATTCAACCACGTCAACACCCTCAAACTCAAATGGTTCAACCTCAACCTGTTAGAGGCGCTCAACTTCATGGACAATTGGAACAACAACCTAAACGTCACCCACAAGTGCCACAACGCCCTCAAATGATTAATCAGAATTATCATTATGGCACCTATTCCATTCCTAAATCTCCCATAATGGATAAACCGCCAGTACAAATGAATCAAATTGACAAGCCTACACCGAATGCTTCTTTAATACCCAAACAGCCTATACAAATACCAATAATGGCTAAACCTATTTCAGAGACACAACAAACTGAGAAAACTAAATTGGAAACCGCACAAATTACTGATCCTGAGTCAGAAGCTGATTTAATTCGTAAAAGGATGAAGTTTACAGGCGAAATGCCACCAGTAATTATGAACTCACAAACATATgggtattttttaacaccaCCGCAAATTTCTGAGGAACAATTACAGGAACCGGATACCAACGGAATCCAAAACTATTTTAACGCGGTTGATGTTATCCTTAAGGATATTTCCAAGAGCTCaatgagtaaaaatatGGATAGTTTAATGCCAAGAATTACAATTACAGGGTCATTCAACTTAAcaaatttagataaatttgtCGAGTTTAACTATCTACTTACACCTAATGTTTATAAACAAGTCCTTGATTATTTCAACTCTCTCGGCGAATCAAATATCGAGTTCCCAGTTCTACTCAGCACATCATATCGCAAATCTTTATCGAAGTCGCTTTCATCGCAGTCATTTTCAACACAGTCGGATTCAGATAAATCTCCGTCTGAAACCCCAAATAACTCACAATCAGATTCTGCTAATTGTTATACTGACCAACTCGATTCCTCCAACGAAAAACCGAATCAAGATTCAcataaagttaataaagATTTGAATAAGTCACAAGATGGCGTGTTGGATAAACCTGAGTCACCCAAAATTAAGTTGCAACTAAGCTCGCCAAAGAATAAACCTCAGCCCGGGACTCAAAAGACTAAATCTGACGAGTTTCAGGCCTACTTCAAGTCTAACAAGATCAAGTTGACCCGAGAAAACAACGTTCTTCCAATAACATTCGAATCCTTAAAAGAACTGACTCCTCAGGaaattaatcaattttTTGGTCTCTTGGATAAAAACATTTGTAAAGTTATCAGAAGTGAAGGCGTTCATAAGTCAATAATTAAAAGCGTGATTATCTCAAACAATGATTTAAAAAGCCACTACCAAGTGTGTTACTCAAAGGACAAAAAAAGCTCGTTTGCCTTAAAGTACCAATTCGCTTCTTTCTTTGCAAATGACTTTTTTGATAAAAGAGTCCCATTCTTCACAGCCGTTGATTTTGAACATCGTGACCCGTCATTCCTCCTGCATTCCAAGCTAGGGACTAAAAAGAATACCAACTCGTTCATCTACTATGCCAAGGTTTCAAGATCATTCGACGCCTTTATTTACAAGCTTTATGCTCACGTCAGGTTTGAGCTCTCGAAACTCGTTTCTGAGCTTGATTTGAACGCCAAGAACCCAACTCACCAGCTTTCCATCAGGTGCTCACTCTCCAATGTTCCAAAAATCCTCAATATGATTCACTCTAACAATTAATTTGCTGCTACTTTTATACTCTTCTCACTTCTATATTTAATAGACTAGAGTATTTAATGAGAATACTAACGAATACTAGAAAGATGAGATTACAAGGCCCCGATTTTATACAGTTCTGGGTCCAGGGAATAAATCTGGTCCTTCTTCTTGATGCAATAACCGGTAAGAAGAATCGATGTTGTGATTTTAACGAAAAACAGTGAGAGCCACGAAAAGGCAGAGATGATCAGGATCTTCGGTGAAATGTGAAATCCCATTTTAGGTATTGTGGATATTATCAAAGTCACAATTGGCGATGATATGAACCCCAACCGCctacattattttaaatcatgATAACACTAAACTTGATTAATCAATTAAAGGAGCATTTACCATGTAAATTACCTTGAAGAGATGTGTGAGAATGAGAATGAGCACTTACAGGGtacttttaatttataaaatgtcAGACTCCTTAGGTTATACAGTGATCTTGATAGCAGTCTATCTGCGATTAGGACGGAATCGTATTTTTCAAACGTTTCTGAAAGTAGTTTATTGAACTTAATCAGGTATGAGTGCTTTACGAGGTCAATTAAGACCTCAATGCCATACACTAGAAAAAGCCAGCTGAAAACTGAAATGTACGAATTCAAATTCCTACACGTGTTATACATACTATAGATACTAAGATGTTGGTgaaattaactaataatgggtataattaagtgaaattgttgtttatttaatagtaCAACCTTCTGGATGTCGACATTTTGAAGAACACTAGTAATCCGTCTAAAACTAAATGACATCTTTCAACAGCATCTGATGCGAATATTATGAATAGTGAAAGCTGAGTGTGTTTTTTGAACACTGAGGACTTGATTTCACCGAAGTTGTTCGTTATTAAGACCAAGAACATAGTGTACTCTGGCGAATTAATTGCTATGTTCAGAATCAGCACCCTCACCAAGTGTATAAACGCGTGAAAAGTTATTGTTAAGACTACAAAACAGTACAgaaatacaaatttataatatatattgaACCCATCCACGTGGTTTCTACAACTGCTCAACAGCGATTCTGTTTTATTTCCAGGAACAAATCCTTCAGAGTCTAATGATGATCTCCTGTTTACAGACTTATTAGGATGATTCTGTGTGTTATTGGTGtgtgaatttaaaaaactttTGTTTCCGTTATTGCCTAATTGACACTTTTGAGAATCAGGTTTCTGAAAATTTACTCTGGCACTTGACACATTAGTGTTATTGAACtgaattataaatatgttaattgTAGTTTTAACGAGACTGTCCATTATATCTCTGTTGAATGATCTGCAAAGCCTTTCACAAATTTCTAGCATGTTAAAGAGCACgtataatttcattattgGTTGCGCCTTTATATTATGGTACACCTTTGATGTATCTATAAATGAAAAGATATAAACTGTCGCCAACAGCACTAGAAACCTCACGCATCCACACACCTCTGTCAATGTTATGTTTCTCGGCTCATCAAAATTCTCACTTGATTTATCACTTCTACCACTATTAAGTTCCTTATCTATactcaattatttattataaataaagaaTGCAGAAATAGTAGAGTAGTTTATGAAAATCTAACAAGTTATAACCTTTATGATTGTTGAAGAGGTTTAAGAAATCATTGCGAAACATATACTTTAATTCTTTAAAAACGTATAATAAAAACCTAGTAATAAGATATGATACAGTAGTTACGGCCTGAAAAGTatcataatatttattatattacctGAATTGGCATGAATGTTAGTTCAAATAAAACAGAGTCAAGACAAATGCCAACGGAATGGAAAATTAACTTTTCGAAAAATTTGGGGAGTCTTGCCATGTGCAGTAGAAGATTctaaacatatttatataaacGTATAAAGGGGAAATACCTTAGGAATTGAATCTAGTACAAAGTTATAGCCAAATTTATCTGTGTTATTTGTTCCATTAGGTGAATTCAAGGACTCGTTGTAATCTTTACAGGGCGGTTTATCACTTGAttctattttattttgacattttttacaaaatgtGTCGGAATTTAAGGATTCTAGgacatttttattcttctCAAAATCTTTGCTGTTGATAAATTCAGTGTTATGGATTTCACTGCTCGAGAAATTTTGGATATTGTTAGTGGCATCCGTAGAATTTGACTTATTTAGGTTATTATTGTCATCGTCAAGGTCGTAGTAGTTGGACAGCCCTTTGAACTCTagttttacaaatttgaaAAGGTTTAAAACGTAAAATTTCATGATCACAAGCCAGTAAACTTGTACCTTTTAAAAGCCAGTTTAATCACgaaacacattttaatttacaatataaaatcttttataaaaaatacaaataattattttaataagttTCATCTAGAATTGCATATCGTATTATCGCATTTATTTTTGTAGAATACACGACATTACCAACactataaatataataaattaactgtaaattaaaaaaaataattattcttcATCTGAGCTTGATATTTCATCATTTGCTGTGTATTCTTTCCCTATGTTCTCTTCTTCGCTATATCCGATGATTGTGAAATCATGTGTTGATGTTTTACTAAACTTACTAGTGACAAATGCACTCGTTTTATTCACTTCTAAAGGCCGCTTGCCCCGATTACTATTCTGTTTCAACAACGTGCCCTTTGACATGTATTCTATGAAGTCCATTCCCAGCTGTTTAGATCTTTTGTATGGTCCAAATGTCATTGCCAAGGCCTTCAAATGTTCAGGGATTGTTATGTAGCCAGTGGAATTAGGATCTTCTGTAGTGTTTATCTTGATTTTCGACTTTTTACTTTCATTTTCTaggtaatttaatatatatgcTGCCAtcttattatcattttttgtgaaaaatgtgtaactcGTTCCCTTGGAACTCCCTCTTGCGCACCTTCCAACTCTATGTAGAAATGTATGAAAATGTCTCGGGGTATCGTAGTTTATCACCACTCCAACTGCTGGTATATCTAATCCTCTGCAAACCAAATCCGTTGCAATGAGTGTTCGGTAATTACCCTTCTTGAAGAACGAAATTGTCCCATGTCGTTCTGTCGGTAGCATATCTCCATAAAGTTTACAGCAGGACTTGTAAGCTGAGTAGAGGAATGAATACAGCTGTTCAACTGTTTCTCTTGAGTTACAGAAAATTATTACCTGCGATTGTGACTCAAGTGCCGGTAGATTATCTTCCAGCCAGGTGTTTTTCTGAGCCAAAAAGTTATGTGAGAAGAATGTTAGAAATTTAAGTTGTATGTTCTCAAGGTTAATTACGTCTGACAAGCCTACTTTCACTGTTATTGTGTTTCTTACTAGAGACTTTATCTTCTTGTATATCTCATCAGTTGTTGATGCCGAAACTAACACCATGAGGGTATCGTCTCTCAGTAAATTTAGTATACTTATTACCTTAGATTCGTACTCCTTTGTAAACATCTTATCGGCTTCATCAAGTACGAAAAACTTAGATTCTGACAAATTAATTCCCTTGGATGAAATCATATCAACTAGTCTTTGAGGAGTGCAAATTGCGATTTCACATCCGTTGTACACTGATCTGAACATTTCAGTCTTATCAACTCCCGCTGTGATTAGTGTTATTCTTAAATTAATTCCCTTGCAGAGCTTCTGCAGCAAGCTATAAACCTGGTTACATAGTTCCCTGGTGAGTGTGAGAATCAGTGCGTACACATTCTTTTTACCTGAAACTGACTTCCACTGCTTAATTAAATCAAGTACTTTTACCACTATTGGTATTAAGTATGATATGGTCTTTCCGCTTCCCGTTTcagataatattattgtgttCCTTCCCTGCAAAATACACGGTATTACTTGACTCTGTACGGGCGTCGGCTCGTAAAATCCCATTTTTTCTATGCGGTTCAGAATAGTTGTTGGTATACTCTTCGATAAGTGGATAAATGAGGAAATGGGCTTTGGAACTCTCGTTCCAAACGTCTCGATGTTGAATCTTTTCTTGAAATTCACGCATTCTTCTAGACTCATAGACTCCACCTCTTCATCTGGTATGTATATGTTCTTTACGTAATCTTTTACACTTATATCATTCTGTGTCAGTGAAGgttttattgtttttgcGATATTTAGTTCATGTTGGCTTTCTTTAGCATATAAAGTGGaatcattttcatttttttctttatttttctttaaaatatggTAAAATTCTTCTAAATGTCTTTCATTGTCATTATAACATATTTCCGAGTTGCTGAATACCACCGGCTTTGATTCTACCAACGTTTCTATGTAATCATCTATGGAATCTTTGTTGTTTTCCTTAGAATCTgcaaaaataaaattattttataatccACATtcaaattagtttaaaatacctggattcattttatttatgtcaatatattttttatatttaaactttttataatatcattaggataaattataatttctTCATTTACTATCGTACATCatgaatatttaataataattttattatttatcacaCCATATTTTGCAACATCGGAAACTAATAGGTAATGTTGTGTATTACTAGTATACAACAAATTAGTCAGAAGATCTTAAAAATCAGCAGCGATTGATAGGTGATCTGATGGATAAAGTTTTGAGGGCAATCCAATGTATTCTGATGCTTCTTCTGCTTTGATTCCTGGCATATTCCTCTTCACCtacaacacattttataaaatatttttttaaatgataGTGTATGTGTTTAAATAGTCAAATATATGTTTATGTAATAAGAATATGTAATTTAATACCTTGACATTATTGGAGTGGAAAATAAAGTCCAGTGTTCCGTTGAATACTTGGCAATAGTTAGTGAAGGGTAGTTGTTTCTGGTCATATGAATCAGAATAACCTTGATAATTTCTAACTTGTAAACTTTCATTTTTGTTCAGATCGTCCTCATATACTTCAACTGGTTCAATTAATCTTTCAAACCCATCACACACCAAAAAACTCTTATCATAAACAAATCTTTCCCCTAAAgatttttgttaaatattttcacaaattatttttatataattttatgtatatataatgttTGTATAATGTAACGAACCTAAGGACCAATCTGGATGATTATATGAAACATGTCCTGTTAAGATTAGGTTATAAATAGATTCATTGGGGAATGAATTAAAATCTCCGCACATCAATGTGTATGAATCACTGTTAACATCGAAACCATGTTTGTCAGCTGCtcttattttaaacttctCTAGCTCATTTAGCATTACATAGGTTTGTAGGAGCCTTATATGTCCCGCCATTGGGTGAAAGTATAAATGCGTATTTGCCACGAAAAGATATTTATTTGTCCTTTTGTTTCGGTAACATCCAAACTGGAACACAGTGTGATACTTGTCAAAGTAGTTTTCCTAAACAcaagttatttaaatatgtaGATATAAACTAACGCCGTAGGAGAGCCATTTTGTACACAATTTATTTGTGATTTCGTTATATTCATCTGATTTTACCACATCTTTAAAGTAGAGGTCATGGAGTTCGA
Above is a window of Theileria parva strain Muguga chromosome 2, complete sequence, whole genome shotgun sequence DNA encoding:
- a CDS encoding Eukaryotic membrane family protein, with translation MKFYVLNLFKFVKLEFKGLSNYYDLDDDNNNLNKSNSTDATNNIQNFSSSEIHNTEFINSKDFEKNKNVLESLNSDTFCKKCQNKIESSDKPPCKDYNESLNSPNGTNNTDKFGYNFVLDSIPKNLLLHMARLPKFFEKLIFHSVGICLDSVLFELTFMPIQAVTTVSYLITRFLLYVFKELKYMFRNDFLNLFNNHKDKELNSGRSDKSSENFDEPRNITLTEVCGCVRFLVLLATVYIFSFIDTSKVYHNIKAQPIMKLYVLFNMLEICERLCRSFNRDIMDSLVKTTINIFIIQFNNTNVSSARVNFQKPDSQKCQLGNNGNKSFLNSHTNNTQNHPNKSVNRRSSLDSEGFVPGNKTESLLSSCRNHVDGFNIYYKFVFLYCFVVLTITFHAFIHLVRVLILNIAINSPEYTMFLVLITNNFGEIKSSVFKKHTQLSLFIIFASDAVERCHLVLDGLLVFFKMSTSRRNLNSYISVFSWLFLVYGIEVLIDLVKHSYLIKFNKLLSETFEKYDSVLIADRLLSRSLYNLRSLTFYKLKVPCKCSFSFSHISSRRLGFISSPIVTLIISTIPKMGFHISPKILIISAFSWLSLFFVKITTSILLTGYCIKKKDQIYSLDPELYKIGAL
- the Ddx42 gene encoding DEAD/DEAH box helicase family protein, translated to MSLEECVNFKKRFNIETFGTRVPKPISSFIHLSKSIPTTILNRIEKMGFYEPTPVQSQVIPCILQGRNTIILSETGSGKTISYLIPIVVKVLDLIKQWKSVSGKKNVYALILTLTRELCNQVYSLLQKLCKGINLRITLITAGVDKTEMFRSVYNGCEIAICTPQRLVDMISSKGINLSESKFFVLDEADKMFTKEYESKVISILNLLRDDTLMVLVSASTTDEIYKKIKSLVRNTITVKVGLSDVINLENIQLKFLTFFSHNFLAQKNTWLEDNLPALESQSQVIIFCNSRETVEQLYSFLYSAYKSCCKLYGDMLPTERHGTISFFKKGNYRTLIATDLVCRGLDIPAVGVVINYDTPRHFHTFLHRVGRCARGSSKGTSYTFFTKNDNKMAAYILNYLENESKKSKIKINTTEDPNSTGYITIPEHLKALAMTFGPYKRSKQLGMDFIEYMSKGTLLKQNSNRGKRPLEVNKTSAFVTSKFSKTSTHDFTIIGYSEEENIGKEYTANDEISSSDEE